The sequence CCCGCAAACGCGAAGCCTTCTTCATCGATTACGCCGAAAAAGCCCGTGCAGTCAGCCAAGCCCCGCTGATTATCACCGGCGGCTTCCGTTCGCAAAGTGCAATGGAAGATGCCTTATCCAGCGGCCATTTGGATTTGGTCGGCGTTGCTCGCCCGTTTGCTTTGGTGCCCGATTTGGCGAACAAAATGCAAAACGGCACCTACCAAACCGTGCAAACCGACCGCATTAAAACAGGCGTAGCGTTTGTTGATAAAAAAGCAGGCGCGATGCTGGAAATGAACTGGTATATGACGCAAATGGATTTGATCGGACAAGGCAAACAGCCTGATTCTAAATTGTCGGCGTGGAAAGTATTGCTGAAAACTTTGTGGGAGAACGGTAAAGCGGGGTTGAGTACCGGCAGGGCTTGATAGCCAATGTAAGGTGGGCGTAAGCCCACGCGTATTATTAATAATATTCTTTTTTCGTGGGCTTACGCCCACCCTACGGGCTGTAGTCTTCCTTATAGTCTGGAAATAACGTGGCAGACAAATATACTTTTAAAAATTAACGTAAAAAGGCATAATAGCAACCACATTTTTTATAATTATTTGTTTTAGGAGCAAAAAGATGAATATTTTATTATTAGACGGCGGTAAGGCATTTGGTCATTCTAACGGCGAGTTGAACCACACGCTTCACAAAAAAGCGAAAGAAGTTTTGACCGCACTTGGACACAACGTCAAAGAAACTGTGATCGATGCTGGCTATGATGTTGAAGCAGAAATCGAAAAATTTTTGTGGATGGATGCTGTGATTTGGCAAATGCCGAGCTGGTGGATGCACGAGCCTTGGACAGTAAAAAAATACATAGACGAAGTATTAACCAGCGGACACGGCAAGTTGTATCACAGCGATGGCAGACACAGCGTCAATCCAACTGAAGGCTATGGTACAGGCGGTTTGTTGCAAGGCAAAAAACACATGCTTTCACTGACTTGGAATGCACCGATTGAAGCCTTTACCCGCGAAGGCGATTTCTTTGAAGGCAAAGGTGTGGATGCTGTGTATATGCCTTTCCACAAACTCAACGAGTTCATCGGCTTGACCCGTCTGCCGACATTCTTATGTAACGATGTGGTTAAAAATCCACAAGTAGAACAATACTTAGCGGACTACCAAGCACACTTGGAAAAAGTGTTTGGATAATTGAGAAATATTCGTTTAGAAGGTGAGCATTTTGGCTCACCTTTTTTATTTCAAACGCTTATCAAACTTTTTGATAGGGAGAGGAATAGACTGAGTTTAGATCAAACAAGCGGTTTAATTTTGAATTGAATTTGCAAAAACATCTAAAAATCTGACCGCACTTTAAAATAAAAAGATCTAAAAATCCTCTATTTGAAACTGCTTACGCCAGTGATTTGGTGAAATCTTATGTTTCTTCAAGAAGTGCTGACGCAAGGCGGTATCGCTATGAAATCCACTTTGTTCTGCAATATCAGTAATAGATAAATCTGTGCTTTCCAAAAGCTCTCTTGCTCGCTGTAGCCTTGCTTCAATTAACCATTGATTTAATGACATTCCGGTTGCTTTGCGAAAATGTCGGGTGAAAGTGCTACGGCTCATTGACAAACGTTCGGCAAGACTATCAGTCGAATGAAGTGCGGTCAGATTTTCATTTAAATAAGCAAGCAACGCATTGATATTATGATTAGGTGTGGAACGAGAAATAGGGCGTTCGATAAATTGTGCCTGTCCGCCTTCACGATGAGGGGGGATAACCAGTATTCGGGCAATATGATTGGCAATTTTCACACCATATAATTTACGGACAATAGAAAGGCAACAATCCATGGAAGCTGCCGTTCCTGCAGAGGTAATCAGTCGATCTTGTTCCAAGTAAATAGGATTTAAATCCCATTTCACCTGCGGAAAGCGACGAGTAAAATCACTATCTCCTAGCCAATGTGTGGTTGCTTTTTTGCCGTTAAGTAGGCCACTGCACGCCAACACATAGGCGCCATAACATAAACCCACCACTGTCGCACCACGTTGATACGCTTGCCGTAATGCTGTTAATAAAGCCTCACTCGGCATCACTTGAGTATCATGCCATCCAGTCATCACAACAATATCGGCATTCTCTAACCATTCTAAACCACCATCTAAATGTATGTGAAATAGCGAGTTTGTCAGGTTGTCCGAATCGCTAACGATTTTACAGTCAAATAACGGCTTGCCGTTTAAATCCGACATAGAAAAAACGGAATATGCCATCGCAAAATGAATGGGCATCATTTGTTCATACACAATTAAAGCTACTGTGGGTGTATTCATTTTATTCTCCTATTTGATATGAGCATAACATAGAAATGACCCGATTATTACGTTTATTGATTTTTTATCTATTTTTGCGCAAATTTGTTCTCACTATAATATGTTTATTCATTCAATAACGTATATAGAAAAGGAAAAACAATGAACTTAAAAACCTTAATTA comes from Haemophilus haemolyticus and encodes:
- a CDS encoding NAD(P)H-dependent oxidoreductase, with the protein product MNILLLDGGKAFGHSNGELNHTLHKKAKEVLTALGHNVKETVIDAGYDVEAEIEKFLWMDAVIWQMPSWWMHEPWTVKKYIDEVLTSGHGKLYHSDGRHSVNPTEGYGTGGLLQGKKHMLSLTWNAPIEAFTREGDFFEGKGVDAVYMPFHKLNEFIGLTRLPTFLCNDVVKNPQVEQYLADYQAHLEKVFG
- a CDS encoding GlxA family transcriptional regulator, with the protein product MNTPTVALIVYEQMMPIHFAMAYSVFSMSDLNGKPLFDCKIVSDSDNLTNSLFHIHLDGGLEWLENADIVVMTGWHDTQVMPSEALLTALRQAYQRGATVVGLCYGAYVLACSGLLNGKKATTHWLGDSDFTRRFPQVKWDLNPIYLEQDRLITSAGTAASMDCCLSIVRKLYGVKIANHIARILVIPPHREGGQAQFIERPISRSTPNHNINALLAYLNENLTALHSTDSLAERLSMSRSTFTRHFRKATGMSLNQWLIEARLQRARELLESTDLSITDIAEQSGFHSDTALRQHFLKKHKISPNHWRKQFQIEDF